From the Chloroflexus aurantiacus J-10-fl genome, one window contains:
- a CDS encoding ABC transporter ATP-binding protein — protein sequence MLHTEKLTLAYDQTIIIHDMDVAIPRGQITALVGPNGCGKSTLLRGLARLLAPRGGAAYLDGKAIHRMPTRELAKQLGILPQSPVAPEGLTVRELVAQGRYPHQSWFQQWSADDESAVVKALELTGMTDLAERPVDTLSGGQRQRAWIAMTLAQETEVILLDEPTTFLDLAHQIEVLQLLERLNRSEQRTIVMVVHDLNHATRHAHHIIALKAGKVAAIGAPTEVVTPALLREVFGVEGAVVPDPRSGVPLCIAYGIAVPASANDRCALRPIDAEEFCLYDPER from the coding sequence ATGTTGCATACTGAGAAACTTACCCTGGCCTATGATCAAACCATCATCATCCACGACATGGATGTTGCCATCCCGCGTGGTCAGATCACCGCGCTGGTGGGACCAAACGGCTGTGGCAAGAGCACCTTGTTGCGCGGGTTAGCCCGTTTACTGGCGCCGAGGGGAGGCGCAGCCTATCTGGATGGCAAAGCCATTCATCGGATGCCAACCCGTGAACTGGCAAAACAACTCGGTATTCTGCCGCAAAGCCCGGTGGCGCCAGAAGGACTAACCGTCCGCGAACTGGTTGCACAGGGTCGTTACCCTCATCAATCCTGGTTTCAGCAGTGGTCTGCCGACGACGAAAGCGCCGTTGTCAAAGCGCTTGAATTGACCGGCATGACCGACCTGGCTGAACGACCGGTCGATACCCTATCGGGTGGTCAGCGGCAACGCGCCTGGATCGCGATGACGCTGGCGCAAGAAACTGAGGTCATTCTCCTTGATGAGCCAACTACTTTTCTAGACCTGGCGCATCAGATCGAAGTGCTTCAGTTGCTGGAGCGGCTGAACCGCAGCGAACAGCGCACCATCGTGATGGTAGTGCATGACCTGAACCATGCAACTCGGCATGCTCATCACATTATCGCGCTGAAAGCCGGCAAAGTCGCCGCTATTGGTGCGCCCACCGAGGTAGTTACTCCAGCATTGCTGCGTGAGGTGTTCGGCGTCGAGGGTGCAGTCGTGCCCGATCCGCGCAGCGGCGTACCGTTGTGTATCGCCTACGGGATCGC